From Eremothecium sinecaudum strain ATCC 58844 chromosome III, complete sequence:
GAGCAATGTATTACCCATAGGGTCTTCATGGTCACGAAAACAAAATTCCTGCCCTCTTCTACTATAGTATTTGAAGACATAGTGAAAGGTTTTCGACAGCATTTTCAGGTATTGTGGATGATCGTATGCTCGACATATTGTAAACAGTGGAGAATGCATGTTTTTATCCTTATGTCTCCAGTTCAAATAATCTCCCACTTTGtcaataataatgaaagCCTGTGGTAAATAATGAGCAACTGTTCGTCCAGCATTGTTACTTTTATTCAAATACTCAAAATATTCTTTTCTAGTACAGTTAGTGATCAGTAGATCCACAAAAGACTCTACGAGTTCGTCGTTCCCAGTTTCTAATGCCTGTATTAATAATGTAGAGTTGGCGTAATTGACATCATGTAAaatatcttcaaatttAAAATGGTGTTTAAACTTCAAAAAAATCTCGTTCATTATATCAGTTCTTTCTGCTTGGATACAAAGTGAAAATACTGATTCACAATTAACCGTTCTAGATGTCAAGCTATTTTCAAATTGCATCAAAGATATTTTTTTACCTTCCCTAATGGAATCCCAGAAATCTTTATTGCTTTGTGACAGCGATATTATTTTATTCAACTGTTTTGTACCTTCATCCATATCAAAAAATGCTAATACTGCTTCAAATGTTGATAGCGAGTATCCAATTAAACCAAATTTAACGTCTTCTTGACGGGCAGCAAATTCTTTAAGATATTCTAAATGACTCTTCAGATTCTTTACCTGGGATCTACAAACAACAACTACCATTAAACCAAGTAGAGTATCGGCATCGAGCGTTAAGTCCATCGCACCATCAACTTCTGTTGTCAATATCTGGAAAGTAGAGACTAGAATTTTGACCTTGCCGCTGTGGGAGTTTGTGTCACTCATTTTGGAGAAACATTCTGTAGCCTTGATAGTTCTCTGTTCAATTTCAGAAACGTTTCTTAAATCAAATTTATTGCTTTCTTCCGGATAGATATGAGTAGGTACGTTGTTTAAAGAGATAAATTTTGTTATTTCGTACCCATTTACATTATGAGGTTCCCTTGATCCATTTATTTCCACCAATTTTAACCATATGTCTTGAAAAGTATTAGTTTCAACATATTCCCTGGTTGCATTAAACAAATCCTTATATTCATTGAAATGCTTGTGTTCATTTGTTATACCGTATACCTTACTAACGAGTTCTCTAACTAGCAGCACAACTTTTGGAATTCCACCATTTTCCTGACGAATGAGTTCCTTACCTGCATTGATGAGGCCGTTCAGTTTATTTACGAGTTCTGGATAAAGGCTCAAAAATTGTTCAAAAGGAAAACTATTTCTAGCTGGTTCCTGTTCATTTGTGTAAGCGCTGTAGACAGGTGATCCAAAAACTTGTAACTCGTCATTTAAGACCAAATCTCCAATTAAAGGTTTATCAACATGAAGTAACGGGAAATACATCCCGCTAGTTAAGTAGTCATTGAAATTTCTAAGGATTTGACATGATTTAAGCCTGCATCTTTTAAGTTCTGGTTTTGAGGTGACTATGCCTGATTGAGGTTTAATAACTATAGTTTTTCCGTTGAGTGTCTTACACTCTTGATCACTTATCTTGAATTCTTGTTGTAGTAACAGCAAATGTGAAGCAACGAAATTGTAAGTGTAACATAACTCGGTAAGTGGAAGTCCACTCTCTAAATCCTGATATTGTAATAATGTTTCCGTTGACGGTACTATTATTATGAACTTTTGATCTTTAAGACTATTGAACAATTTTTTTAACGGAGAGTTGGTAGGAGTCGGACAATTGAAAACCGCATTCAGCAAAGGGTTAAGTAGTATTGGTAAATGATATGGCATCGTTCAGATAGATCCCCATAGGCTGCGTCGTAAGTCATTGATAGTATTACTAGATAAAGGGAAGCTTCCCTATTTCAAAATTGTTTTTATCGAATGTACTATTGCACGGAGTTCGAATTTAGAAAGAAAATTGGTTCATCACCTCAGCTCTTCTTCCACCATTCACGGCTTGCTTACAGCGACGAATATTGAAAAGGAAGCTAATAAGCAAATAAAGTTATGGCAAAAGGCAAGAATAAGTGCCAAGAACCAAGAAGCCGCTCACATAAAGGGGCAAATGGGCATAGCTCAAGAACGAATAATAAACGAATGGAAGTAAAACATATAGACTCTAAAGGCAGAAACTTTCCTGCTAAATTAGCCATGTGGGACTTTGATCATTGcgatcctaagagatgTAGTGGTAAAAAACTGGAAAGGTTAGGTTTAATCAAATCTCTGCGTGTTGGGCAAAAGTTTCAAGGTATCGTTGTTTCTCCTAATGGAAAAACCGTTGTATGTCCAGATGATAAAACAATTGTAGAAGAAAACGGTGCTTCAGTGGTTGAATGCTCTTGGGCTCGTTTAGATGAAGTACCTTTTAGTAAGATTGGTGGTAAACATGAAAGACTGCTACCGTACTTGGTTGCTGCTAACCAAGTAAATTATGGAAGACCTTGGAGACTAAACTGTGTTGAAGCGTTGGCGGCCTGTTTTGCCATTGTGGGACGGATGGACTGGGCGACTGAATTACTGTCTAACTTCTCATGGGGCTTAGGATTTCTAGAGTTAAATAAAGAATTGCTAGAAGTTTATCAACAGTGCACGGACCATAAATCTGTGAAGGCTGCTGAAGAGTCATGgttgaagaagattgaagatgaagctCAAGAGAGAAAGAAACAAGCACAAGAAACTGATATATGGATGATGGGTAATACAAACAGACGAACTAACTCTTCAAATAACTCTTCAGATTATGAACACAGCCAAACTGATGAGGAATTATCAGATCATTCGCACTATAGTAATGATAACCTATCCGAAGTCACAGATAGAACCGTTGGGGATGACCAGCATTATTTAAGGGAAAACGACAGTTTGGATCAAAAACTTTCGAACTTTAAAATAGATAATATTTCTGGTTAATATTGTTTAATAATTTTCGTAGAATGGATTAGTTGTACTTACCGTTATAGGATATCATTGTTTATAGAAATACATCTTCGGGTCCATGAAAACTCCTAATGTATTCTGTTGTTCAAGTGCATTATACAACATAAGTCGTTTCTAGCGATTTTTAGACCGTATTTTCTCAATACTGGATAAAGCCGGACTCTTATAGCAAACTGACGCACCTCCAAAGCTTTAAAAAAtggaaaaagaagaagaagaaagcaGCCCGGAGCTGATATTAGAAGCAGAATCAAAGCCAGTTAACTTTTCTCCTTCCCCAGATTTTGTCTGGCTATGCAATGAACTTTTTGTTAAACTAGAAGATGCATCTATCAAGAAAAATGAACTAGGAAAACCACGCCGTTTACGCCTGCTGGAAATCATTTCTCATTTCTATAGGCTTTGGAGAACTACAGTAGGGAACGATATTTATCCTGCTTTGATCTTAGCTTTACCTTATCTAGACAAGAGAACCTTTCGTCTTAAGGAAGCAACGCTTGTTCAAGCCATATGTCGTTACTTGAAGTTGCCGAGAAACTCTGAAACGGAAAAGCGGCTAATATATTGGAAGAAAAATGCTCCTCGGGGATCTAAACTATCCAAATCTTGCGTGGAAGAAATACAGAAGAGAAAGAAAGAATATTTAGGCCCTTCTCGACTTTCTATCGACAAAGTGAATGAGTGCCTAGATCAACTCCACCATGATAGTAATGTTGGAAAATGGGGTTACATAGGCCTTTCAAAATCTAAAACGTTTAGGTATTGCATGGAACATATGTCATTTACAGAAATGAGATATTTTTTTGATATAATACTAAAAGTAAGCGTTGTAGGTGGTTTAGAAGGTTTACTGTTAAGATGCTGGCATCCAGATGCAGAAACCTATTTTAAAGTTGTATCGGATTTGAGAGTAGTCACGGAAACGCTTTGGAATCAATCGAAAAGACTTGAGAAAAATGATTTGACTGTAAGAATAGGTTACCCATTTTCCCCTCAACTTGCATTAAGATTGAAAAAATCAGACGAAGATCTTGCTCGTGGATATAAAAATGATTTTATGATCGAGGAGAAAATGGATGGGGAAAGAATTCAACTTCATTATAAAGATTACGGACATACAATTAGCTACTGGAGCAGAAATGGTATAAATTACACTTACCTTTATGGAGAAAATCAAAACTTGGGTTCGATATCTAATTGTTTACAATTCGTTGATGGTGTTAAGAATTGTATCTTAGATGGCGAAATGGTTACGTATAACCGTGAGACGAATATGATACTACCTTTTGGGCTAACAAAAACTAGCGCTGGGAATCAACTAACTTATGAGGCAACCGGAGAGTATGAATCATCATACAGACCTCTATATATGGTATTTGATTTAATATATTTGAATGGAAAACCGTTAACAGCTCTTGAACTATGGAAGAGGAAAGAATATTTACAAAAGATTTTAGTTCCAACTGAAAATGTTGTCGAAATTCTCCCATTCTCAAGATGTAGCGAGGCAAGTTCTATATCTGCTTCATTGGGAGCAGCAATTTCCCGTGGCTCTGAGGGTATAATATTAAAGGATTCACACTCCAAATACCTCTTAGGTAGAAGGTCTGATTGCTGGATCAAGATAAAACCTGAATACCTAGAGAACTTTGGAGAAAATTTAGATTTAGTAATAATTGGAAGAATTAGGGGCAAGAAGGACTCATTTATCTGCGCACTGGCAATTGTGGAAGATATCAATGCTAATGACGACTCCCTAAAGATAGCAGATATGGAAACAACACCAGAACCACATATTGTTGAGCCTAACATTAGGAAGTTCATTTCATTTTGTAGCATTGCAAATGGAATATCTAATGAGGAGTTTAAACAAATTGAGAGACTAACGAGGGGTAACTGGATTTCTTATTCCGAAAACCCTCCTTCCACAGATTGGGTTGAATTTGGAACAAAAACTCCAAATGAATGGATCGATCCTAAGCATTCTATAGTTCTAGAAGTGAAAGCCAGATCGATAGACAACGAAGAAGTAGGAAAAGAAAGATATAAAACAGGTAGCACACTTCATGGCGCGTACTGCCGTTGTATTCGATATGATAAAGATTGGAAAACAGCGTGCACACTAGAAGAATTTAAGCAAGCTAGAGAAGCTAAAGAATACTATAATCATCACTATGGAAATAGTGTGGTTAAATCCAAAAAATCGCCCAGTAAAAAGCGAGAATTTCACGTTGTGGGAACGGTAGAAGACTCTAAAGTTACTGGAAAAAGATTTTTGCACGGCTGTCACTTTTACGTCTTAAGTGGATACTTCGACAAGAGATTCGGTATCAGAGTTGATAATACAATGGTTGCTGAAAATATTGTAGCCCATGGTGGCACATACGTGCATAACTTGAACATTCGAGCTGGGCTGGGAAAGCTATATATATTGGGCGGTAAATTAACACGAGAATGTAAGATTTTGATTGATCGAGGTTATGATATTATCCACCCTTCTTGGTTGATGGATAGTGTAATGTATGGAACTATGTTACGTATAGAGCCCcgttatatatataatgtGGGAATTGAGTTTATGGCGAACGTATCAGCACGTGTTGATGAGTATAATGACAGTTATCAAATACCTATAGAGTGCAGCGAATATGAACATATTATAGGCGAAAGTAAAGAATTACTTCTATCTGAAGAAAGTCCTGCACTGAATACTAATACTGTCAATGAAGAGTTACCTttccttcttttccaaAGGATGAATATATTCATACTCGCAGATGACGTACACTACCAAGATCGCGTAGATTTGATCAAGTGGAAGATTCGGGCTTACCAAGGTGCTTTAACTGATGACATAGCAAATGCCAATCTTATTGTTGCTATAGAATATAACTACTCAAAAGCTGGTATCGAACAAGTGAGGCATACAGTAGCATCCCTAATCGGTGAGAACATTCCTGGAAGACCAATTCCTAAGATAACTGTAGATAGATGGATAGAAGCCTGTATTGAAGAacagtgtttagtggaCGAGGAAGATTACCTCGCTGTATAGATATGGTTGTTAACAGATTAAAGTATACTGTAGACTAAGCATCGTAAGAAGATACCGGGTAACTACAAAATTTAAGAAAATAGTTTAAATTTAACATGATCCCCATTCACCTAAGTACCCAGCAGCAATGTCAAAGAACCTTGACGGGTTCGTACCTATACATTCAATATTCTATGCAATATTCCATCCAACAGAAGGAACTAAAATAAGGTTTCAATTTCCTCCCGATAGCTTGAAAAATAGTGGAATTAGCTTTGATACTATTAAGAATTATATCATCCCTAAGCCGCAATTATGCAATAAGTTGTTGACTTTTAAATACAAGTCTTATCGGCTTGTGTGCTTTCCAGTTAATGTAAACGCTCCATACTATGCTCGGAATTCGTTCAGTTTTGATTTCGTGTTCGTATTTCCTTACGATTCGCCTACATCACCATATGAACCCGCAATAATAAGATTGGGAAAAATGTTTCGAATACTAGAGGAACAGTCACAATTCTTATCCAAGATTGAAAGAGATCCTGTATACTACCAATTAAAGACCCAAGATACTAACCAACTTGATCATAGTGGAGAAGATTCTGACTCGAAAAACGGATCTCATGCTAGCACTAAAAAAACGGTGCATAACCATGCTCATATGAGGTACCATGAAATTATGAGGCATATAAAGAATGAAGGAAAACAATTCTATATTGAAGATCTGATTACAAAGCTTTACGAGGATTTAAACAATTACTCGGAGTGTTTGATACCTATGGATTCTGGTAATGCCATCGATATCAAACTTTTTCCATTACTACCTCCTCCAAATTCAAGTCTTTCCCTTGAAGACGTACCGCTTTCTAAAGTTAATCTATTAAGCTTAGTGGATGTTAATTGGGATCCTACGATGGTAAAAATTGTGCCATACATAAACGGAATAAACAGCATAGCTAAAATTGCTAAATGCAGTAATAGCGACATTGAGTTGGTCCTAGAATGTGTGAAGCATTTACTATACTATGATTGTGTAGTATTGGTGGATATTTTCCAATTTAGCAACATTTACGCACCTACAAGTCAGCTTCGTGAATTTTTGACTGACCCATCAATCTCAAAAGAATGCCAAATATATGTTTTAGCCAGTGATGATTCTGGTGTTTACAATTTTCCATTTGAAGGCAGGTCATCCCCAAATTCCAGGGATAACATGGAACCCTCCAGTACAATATATAATACTCACAAGCCGGATGCAGTCCCAAGGGCGGACTCTTTCACATCCCATCAAGATGGTGTCCAAAAAAATTCAATGAATAACTCTTTTTATTTAACGCCATCATATACCCATTCTAGTCGAAATTCAGAATTCAACCAGATCGGTAATCAAGGGTATTCTAAGAGAACATTACCAACCAAGAGTTGCCTATTTGATTTATATCGATCATTATCCCAAGCCCAAACAGTTTCAGTATGGTATAAATTAAACTATGATGCTATTAGAGAAAATCAAATTGATGTTCGCAGGTTCATTACATTTGGTATTATAAAAAAGCTAATTTATAGGTGTTACTCTTATCCCGTTGTTAAAACTATCGGAACTTTAGACATGCTTAAACGATTTGATTATGCCGATGTTTTCAACACATTTATCGATCCCAAAAAAGATAACAGCAACAATGTTTTTTCAACATCAGACATTAAGGTTGATTTTGATCAACCATTGCCATACAAAAACAAATCTCCTTACGTCAGTAGTTCACAATTTGCAAATGAAAGCTTTCGCGAAAATTACCAAAAGCCATTGAGGGATGGGTTACCCACATCCTTTGAAGGTGGTAGAAAATACTCTATGAATGAAGGTGATAATTTCAAGCATAGCCGAAAGCAGAGCTCAAGCACCAATAGTACGGCAACTGTTGTTTTTGACATAGGCGAGAAACGTGGAAATAAAGAACATGATCGCCGGGATAGATCCCACCAAGATGTTATCAGTATTCTGAGAAAGAAAAGGCAGCAAGAATTCTTACTACTACAATCTGTACATAACGTAGACAATTCTGACAAGATAGCCATGCGCTTACAGATGACTAAACACGAGGTTGAGCTATTACTACGGGGGATTGGCGAATATCATATCATTAATAGTTAATATGCATTATGGTATACTTACTAATGTTACATGAGTTTATATGAGTTCATGCACGCGCTATATAACCCTC
This genomic window contains:
- a CDS encoding HCR005Cp (Syntenic homolog of Ashbya gossypii ACR006C; Syntenic homolog of Saccharomyces cerevisiae YML002W and YML003W; YML002W and YML003W represent one ORF in Ashbya gossypii), whose product is MPYHLPILLNPLLNAVFNCPTPTNSPLKKLFNSLKDQKFIIIVPSTETLLQYQDLESGLPLTELCYTYNFVASHLLLLQQEFKISDQECKTLNGKTIVIKPQSGIVTSKPELKRCRLKSCQILRNFNDYLTSGMYFPLLHVDKPLIGDLVLNDELQVFGSPVYSAYTNEQEPARNSFPFEQFLSLYPELVNKLNGLINAGKELIRQENGGIPKVVLLVRELVSKVYGITNEHKHFNEYKDLFNATREYVETNTFQDIWLKLVEINGSREPHNVNGYEITKFISLNNVPTHIYPEESNKFDLRNVSEIEQRTIKATECFSKMSDTNSHSGKVKILVSTFQILTTEVDGAMDLTLDADTLLGLMVVVVCRSQVKNLKSHLEYLKEFAARQEDVKFGLIGYSLSTFEAVLAFFDMDEGTKQLNKIISLSQSNKDFWDSIREGKKISLMQFENSLTSRTVNCESVFSLCIQAERTDIMNEIFLKFKHHFKFEDILHDVNYANSTLLIQALETGNDELVESFVDLLITNCTRKEYFEYLNKSNNAGRTVAHYLPQAFIIIDKVGDYLNWRHKDKNMHSPLFTICRAYDHPQYLKMLSKTFHYVFKYYSRRGQEFCFRDHEDPMGNTLLHIMKKGTHLVLSEPNANVNQCNLKGMTPLMVYAKYNRVDNIREILKDKRLLISKLQNPQSLRAIDYVKNPVILNMLGTYIAKRSIFSILAVHNMKFEENTWYVWITVKQTGESYKTLRHSVKSIQCFLQVFSKKHPMNFLPIEQTLHMLKSIGRTGILSVVNLEYSTFLGLLTLVLSVIVQRNEYMDVLKYQEAELSSWLRASNPRPKSGKDERFEPEEVNSMKSFLTFNLLEFNGLREKFTIMRKLLMFERLKTQDVENAQEILCSQGDVLAGANPAKASQYCFSADCNYDIDSYQQAIDFMGMCLDTLTTKIQHILDTRIAAWWKLYGEHSMLQREYQRTTPNELNNISGSEAKGIFESYMEGKRQKQGDKLHSRLEECTQSLQDINWELKHDHEALAEEISLFLSFKNFSYENFIVKAYVELCIKRHTSMLQTIGPKYNSI
- the DNL4 gene encoding DNA ligase (ATP) DNL4 (Syntenic homolog of Ashbya gossypii ACR008W; Syntenic homolog of Saccharomyces cerevisiae YOR005C (DNL4)) — its product is MEKEEEESSPELILEAESKPVNFSPSPDFVWLCNELFVKLEDASIKKNELGKPRRLRLLEIISHFYRLWRTTVGNDIYPALILALPYLDKRTFRLKEATLVQAICRYLKLPRNSETEKRLIYWKKNAPRGSKLSKSCVEEIQKRKKEYLGPSRLSIDKVNECLDQLHHDSNVGKWGYIGLSKSKTFRYCMEHMSFTEMRYFFDIILKVSVVGGLEGLLLRCWHPDAETYFKVVSDLRVVTETLWNQSKRLEKNDLTVRIGYPFSPQLALRLKKSDEDLARGYKNDFMIEEKMDGERIQLHYKDYGHTISYWSRNGINYTYLYGENQNLGSISNCLQFVDGVKNCILDGEMVTYNRETNMILPFGLTKTSAGNQLTYEATGEYESSYRPLYMVFDLIYLNGKPLTALELWKRKEYLQKILVPTENVVEILPFSRCSEASSISASLGAAISRGSEGIILKDSHSKYLLGRRSDCWIKIKPEYLENFGENLDLVIIGRIRGKKDSFICALAIVEDINANDDSLKIADMETTPEPHIVEPNIRKFISFCSIANGISNEEFKQIERLTRGNWISYSENPPSTDWVEFGTKTPNEWIDPKHSIVLEVKARSIDNEEVGKERYKTGSTLHGAYCRCIRYDKDWKTACTLEEFKQAREAKEYYNHHYGNSVVKSKKSPSKKREFHVVGTVEDSKVTGKRFLHGCHFYVLSGYFDKRFGIRVDNTMVAENIVAHGGTYVHNLNIRAGLGKLYILGGKLTRECKILIDRGYDIIHPSWLMDSVMYGTMLRIEPRYIYNVGIEFMANVSARVDEYNDSYQIPIECSEYEHIIGESKELLLSEESPALNTNTVNEELPFLLFQRMNIFILADDVHYQDRVDLIKWKIRAYQGALTDDIANANLIVAIEYNYSKAGIEQVRHTVASLIGENIPGRPIPKITVDRWIEACIEEQCLVDEEDYLAV
- the NPR2 gene encoding nitrogen permease regulating protein NPR2 (Syntenic homolog of Ashbya gossypii ACR009W; Syntenic homolog of Saccharomyces cerevisiae YEL062W (NPR2)) produces the protein MSKNLDGFVPIHSIFYAIFHPTEGTKIRFQFPPDSLKNSGISFDTIKNYIIPKPQLCNKLLTFKYKSYRLVCFPVNVNAPYYARNSFSFDFVFVFPYDSPTSPYEPAIIRLGKMFRILEEQSQFLSKIERDPVYYQLKTQDTNQLDHSGEDSDSKNGSHASTKKTVHNHAHMRYHEIMRHIKNEGKQFYIEDLITKLYEDLNNYSECLIPMDSGNAIDIKLFPLLPPPNSSLSLEDVPLSKVNLLSLVDVNWDPTMVKIVPYINGINSIAKIAKCSNSDIELVLECVKHLLYYDCVVLVDIFQFSNIYAPTSQLREFLTDPSISKECQIYVLASDDSGVYNFPFEGRSSPNSRDNMEPSSTIYNTHKPDAVPRADSFTSHQDGVQKNSMNNSFYLTPSYTHSSRNSEFNQIGNQGYSKRTLPTKSCLFDLYRSLSQAQTVSVWYKLNYDAIRENQIDVRRFITFGIIKKLIYRCYSYPVVKTIGTLDMLKRFDYADVFNTFIDPKKDNSNNVFSTSDIKVDFDQPLPYKNKSPYVSSSQFANESFRENYQKPLRDGLPTSFEGGRKYSMNEGDNFKHSRKQSSSTNSTATVVFDIGEKRGNKEHDRRDRSHQDVISILRKKRQQEFLLLQSVHNVDNSDKIAMRLQMTKHEVELLLRGIGEYHIINS
- the TSR3 gene encoding ribosome biogenesis protein TSR3 (Syntenic homolog of Ashbya gossypii ACR007W; Syntenic homolog of Saccharomyces cerevisiae YOR006C (TSR3)), producing the protein MAKGKNKCQEPRSRSHKGANGHSSRTNNKRMEVKHIDSKGRNFPAKLAMWDFDHCDPKRCSGKKLERLGLIKSLRVGQKFQGIVVSPNGKTVVCPDDKTIVEENGASVVECSWARLDEVPFSKIGGKHERLLPYLVAANQVNYGRPWRLNCVEALAACFAIVGRMDWATELLSNFSWGLGFLELNKELLEVYQQCTDHKSVKAAEESWLKKIEDEAQERKKQAQETDIWMMGNTNRRTNSSNNSSDYEHSQTDEELSDHSHYSNDNLSEVTDRTVGDDQHYLRENDSLDQKLSNFKIDNISG